In Chryseobacterium viscerum, the sequence AGATCTTAAAGGGGACGAAGTAGTGTATGACCTTTATACAGGAACAGGAACCATTGCTCAGTATGTAGCAAGAAATGCAAAACAGGTAATCGGGATAGAATCTGTACAGGAAGCAATCGATGCAGCAATCGAACATGCTGAATTGAATGGTTTAACGAATACAACTTTCTATTGTGGAGATATGAAAAACGTCTTTAATGACGAGTTTTTAGAAAATCATCCAAAAGCAGACGTATTAATTACAGACCCGCCAAGAGACGGGATGCACCAGAAAGTAGTAGAGCAGATCTTAAAGCTTTCACCGGAAAAAGTAGTTTATGTAAGCTGTAATTCAGCAACACAGGCAAGAGACCTTGCTTTGATGAAAGATCACTATACTTTGGTAAAGATTCTTCCTGTAGATATGTTCCCACAAACGCACCATGTAGAGAACATAGCATTATTGATTAAAAAATAATTTATTTAAATTTGAGATTCAAATCTTAATATAAAACGACAGTTCCATCTGACTAAATAAAAAAATAAAAATATACAGATGAAATACTTTAAATTTCTCATAGCAATCTGCTTTTTAGGAATGCTTTTTTCCTGTGGAGGAGATGATGATATTTGCGAAAGTGGAGAAGGAACTCCCAGAATGAAGGTGGCTTTCAGATCACTGGATACTGGAAAAGAGAAGACGCTGGATACACTATATGTAGCAGTAGATTATGGAGCAGGAAAAGTGGATCTGGGAAAACTTGCAAAAATTGATTCTCGATTAATTCCTTTACGTGTAGATAATTCGCCTTATACGGACGTTTATTTTAAGCTTACCTATAATGGGGCAGAATCTAAAGTAAGGATTAATTACAGTACGAAGTCAACATATGTTTCTCCCGGATGCGGAATCAAAAAATCTTACGAGAATTTAAGTTCAGAATTAGTAACTCCGAATCCTGTTCAGAAACTGGAAGCCGGACAAAATCAAATAGAGAATGAAGACAAGACTAATCTTTACCTTTCTTTTTAGTTTATTGGGAATAATAAGCTGGGCACAAGACAAAAAAAAGGAAGCAGAGAAGAAGGTTCATGAGAAATATGAACCCAATTTTATGGTTGGCCTTGATGTACTGAATACCGGAGCCGGTTTTTTTTCTGACAGAAAATTATATCAGGGATTTATTTCTTCAAAGATAAAAGGAAATATCCATGCTATTGCAGAGGCAGGTTTTGAAAAGAATGTGTATCAGAAGAATGGTTATGATGCGAAAGCAAGTGGCCCTTTTGTGAAGCTGGGAGCATTCTATATGTTGGCAAAAGATGCAGAGAATGAATTCAACGGAT encodes:
- a CDS encoding DUF6048 family protein codes for the protein MKTRLIFTFLFSLLGIISWAQDKKKEAEKKVHEKYEPNFMVGLDVLNTGAGFFSDRKLYQGFISSKIKGNIHAIAEAGFEKNVYQKNGYDAKASGPFVKLGAFYMLAKDAENEFNGFYAGGKVAGSFYNQEYMAIPVRGFGGSNSSEAFPSSSQSSFWLEGTLGGRVQLFNSNFYIDVNLQPRYMVYTSKQDDISPMIVPGFGRSSSKFNMGFAWNIAYKF
- a CDS encoding DUF6452 family protein; the protein is MKYFKFLIAICFLGMLFSCGGDDDICESGEGTPRMKVAFRSLDTGKEKTLDTLYVAVDYGAGKVDLGKLAKIDSRLIPLRVDNSPYTDVYFKLTYNGAESKVRINYSTKSTYVSPGCGIKKSYENLSSELVTPNPVQKLEAGQNQIENEDKTNLYLSF